A genomic segment from Microcoleus sp. FACHB-672 encodes:
- a CDS encoding CHAT domain-containing protein gives MPLRQFCKNILLRFRSYLDRDGGKKWLLQFYLGILIFSLFNIITITEFPLFKGSFAKFKNLPAVAQSSPSSQQLMQQGREFFQAEQFSQAATVWQQAASVLKTSEDRLNEALALNYLSLAYQQLEQWQEATEAISSSLAILQTNENRDTGTEELSILAQALNTQGHLQLALGKPEEALAAWQEAAATYSQISDTEGAIGSQINQAQAMQALGLYRRARKTLEQVEVSLQNQPNSLIKATGLRSLGNALRVSGDLEKSRNLLQQSLKVSQQLDSNLAISAAQLSLGNTARAIAQRAIVLKNTEAEKTEIQAALDAYQTAAEISTSSKLRLQAQLNQFSLLAGSQRFSEAESLLPAIQLQIEQLPASRRSVYARINLAYSLLSFVNNREKLTNNNQTQITDVANVLAIAVQQSKTLKDNRAESYALGSLGELYELSKQSQEAQNLTQQALVLAQAMNASDIAYRWQWQLGRLLKERGEKKEAIAAYSVAVETLQSLRSDLVAINRDNPDVQFSFRESVEPVYRELVDLLVTAEDESSQENLRQARQVIESLQLAELDNFFQEACLDAKPVQIDQVDAGAAVIYPIILKDRLAVILALPQSSLRLYSTLKPQQEIESIVNELQQDIGRLAANNQQVLQSSQQVYDWLIRPVEAELKQSNAQTLVFVLDGLLRNVPMGALHDGQQYLIEKYSIAVTPGLQLLPPQPLAREELEVLTAGISEERQGFSKLPNVERELQQINDKVPSRILLNQEFTNSNLQKEIKLSPFPVVHIATHGQFSSQSEQTFVLSWDGVINVKDLDSLLRGKEEDLSRPIELLVFSACETAEGDSRAALGLAGIAVRAGARSTLATLWRVSDNSTATLMVRFYEELAKESSITKAEALRRAQLSLLQERRYRIPYFWAPYVLVGNWR, from the coding sequence ATGCCTCTAAGACAATTTTGTAAAAATATACTTCTTCGCTTTCGCTCCTATTTGGATCGGGATGGCGGCAAAAAGTGGTTGCTTCAATTTTACTTAGGAATTTTAATTTTTTCCCTATTCAATATTATAACAATTACTGAATTTCCCCTTTTTAAGGGGAGCTTTGCTAAATTTAAAAACCTACCTGCTGTTGCCCAATCTTCCCCCAGTTCCCAACAGCTCATGCAACAAGGTCGGGAATTCTTTCAAGCAGAACAATTTTCACAAGCCGCAACTGTGTGGCAACAAGCGGCTTCTGTCCTCAAAACTTCGGAAGACAGATTAAATGAAGCACTAGCACTCAACTATTTATCCCTTGCTTATCAACAACTAGAACAATGGCAAGAAGCAACCGAAGCGATCTCTTCCAGTCTTGCTATACTGCAAACAAATGAAAATCGCGACACCGGCACAGAAGAATTATCGATTCTCGCTCAAGCTTTAAATACTCAAGGGCATCTGCAACTTGCTTTAGGAAAACCCGAAGAAGCCTTAGCCGCTTGGCAAGAAGCTGCTGCTACATACTCCCAAATTAGCGACACAGAAGGGGCAATCGGCAGCCAAATCAATCAAGCTCAAGCGATGCAAGCTTTGGGACTCTACCGCCGAGCTAGGAAGACATTAGAGCAGGTAGAAGTCTCTTTACAAAATCAACCCAATTCTTTAATAAAGGCAACAGGATTGCGAAGTCTAGGAAATGCCTTGCGAGTGAGCGGTGACTTAGAAAAATCTCGCAACTTATTGCAACAAAGCTTAAAAGTTTCACAACAACTAGACTCGAATTTAGCCATCAGCGCCGCTCAATTAAGTTTGGGAAATACTGCTAGGGCGATAGCCCAAAGAGCAATTGTTTTAAAAAATACAGAAGCAGAAAAAACAGAAATACAAGCCGCTCTTGATGCCTATCAAACGGCTGCTGAAATTTCCACATCATCAAAACTGCGGTTGCAAGCACAGCTCAACCAGTTTAGCTTGCTTGCCGGCAGCCAGCGATTTAGTGAGGCTGAATCTTTACTGCCGGCAATACAGTTGCAAATTGAGCAATTACCCGCCAGTCGTCGCTCAGTCTATGCTCGAATTAACCTAGCTTACAGTTTATTATCATTCGTTAATAATCGAGAAAAATTAACCAATAACAATCAAACGCAAATAACTGATGTTGCAAACGTTTTAGCAATAGCAGTTCAACAAAGCAAAACTTTAAAAGATAACAGAGCAGAGTCTTACGCGCTTGGCAGTTTAGGGGAATTATACGAGCTAAGCAAGCAATCTCAGGAAGCCCAGAACCTTACCCAGCAAGCCCTCGTTTTGGCTCAAGCCATGAATGCCTCAGATATTGCTTATCGCTGGCAATGGCAATTAGGACGACTGTTAAAGGAACGCGGAGAAAAGAAAGAGGCGATCGCGGCTTATTCAGTCGCAGTTGAAACCCTCCAATCTCTCCGCAGCGATTTAGTGGCGATTAATCGTGATAATCCAGACGTGCAATTTTCTTTTCGAGAAAGTGTAGAACCTGTTTATCGAGAATTAGTAGATTTATTAGTTACGGCAGAAGACGAAAGTAGTCAAGAAAATTTGCGTCAAGCACGTCAGGTTATTGAGTCCCTTCAGCTTGCTGAATTGGATAACTTCTTTCAAGAAGCTTGCTTAGATGCGAAGCCGGTGCAAATTGATCAAGTAGATGCCGGCGCTGCAGTTATTTATCCGATTATTTTGAAAGATAGATTAGCGGTCATTTTAGCACTACCACAATCTTCATTGCGCCTTTATAGCACACTGAAACCTCAGCAAGAAATTGAAAGCATTGTTAATGAACTGCAACAAGATATAGGACGGCTGGCTGCTAACAATCAGCAAGTTTTGCAATCTTCACAACAAGTATATGATTGGTTGATCCGACCTGTAGAGGCAGAACTCAAGCAAAGCAACGCGCAAACTTTGGTGTTTGTGCTGGATGGTTTGTTGCGGAATGTCCCAATGGGTGCGCTGCACGATGGACAGCAGTATTTAATTGAAAAATACAGCATAGCTGTAACTCCTGGGTTACAGCTACTCCCGCCTCAACCTTTGGCACGAGAAGAACTTGAAGTGCTAACAGCCGGCATCTCTGAAGAACGTCAAGGGTTTTCCAAACTTCCAAATGTGGAGCGGGAATTGCAGCAAATTAACGATAAAGTTCCGAGCCGAATCTTGTTAAATCAGGAATTTACGAATAGTAATCTGCAAAAAGAAATCAAATTATCTCCTTTTCCGGTCGTGCATATTGCCACTCACGGTCAATTTAGCTCTCAATCCGAGCAAACATTTGTCTTAAGTTGGGATGGGGTGATTAATGTTAAGGATTTAGACAGCTTACTTCGAGGAAAAGAAGAAGATTTATCTCGTCCTATTGAATTACTTGTTTTCAGTGCGTGTGAAACTGCAGAAGGCGACAGTCGCGCTGCCTTGGGATTAGCCGGCATCGCTGTAAGAGCGGGGGCACGCAGCACTTTAGCGACTTTGTGGAGAGTGAGTGATAATTCTACTGCGACTTTGATGGTTCGCTTTTATGAGGAGTTAGCGAAAGAAAGCAGTATCACTAAAGCTGAAGCACTCAGACGCGCTCAATTAAGTCTTTTGCAAGAGCGCCGGTATAGAATACCCTATTTTTGGGCACCCTATGTTTTGGTAGGCAATTGGCGCTGA
- a CDS encoding filamentous hemagglutinin N-terminal domain-containing protein, which translates to MSLSAQVKAQIVPDATLPINSRVTPQGNTSIIEGGTSAGTNLFHSFREFSIPTGNTANFNNALDIQNIFTRITGSSISNIDGSIQANGTANLFLINPNGIIFGPNAQLNIGGSFLASTASQMNFADGTQFSAVNPQTPLLTVSVPVGLEVGTKQSFSPNGQIPGAIVVQGSNLSVQTEKTLALVGGDVTISGSNNPVVQGLVAGGIPIAMVNGNLVPTTPGGRIELGSVTDGNVTLTPVEKGFSLGYSGVEKFGDIQLKNNAIVNTSGIGGGEIQIQARNFQLGSGSRIVSFTLGSLSGGDIIINASDSVELIGTGRFVETLQQIASGKTGPSDFRNGLFTISFGEGNAGNIDINTSRFTAHNGAFTVASTTGAGRGGAVRVNATGSTEVDNSGLITGNRPGSTGAAGDITINTRSLLFENLGLAIAGTAGEGAGGAITVNAAVSAEFIGANNFELLGVPANTGLFTSTLSAAVAGNIKIKTRRLIIQNWAVIGASISRQGKGGTIDIDASESVDIIGRTGLPFAVLAISAITIPESTGVAGDLNINTNTLHLRDGVIIAMSSYGEGNAGNININARSIYLDNLAFLNADTRSANTSSNEVQATINLRSHSLILRRGSAINTNAQGQNVIGGNINIDSNVLAALENSDITANSQESQGGTVTINTQGIFGPQFRQQLTPASDITATGGSPELIGTVILNTPDLDPSQGLLKLPENPVDATRLITSTCRRGRDQSKFSVTGRGGLPPNPYEAIADEATWIDLRPIAGERANSGTEEQTRIVGNRQDSTTRTVQLTEAQGWIINSKGQVELVAQVPGASPHNPGFTQQQCPLN; encoded by the coding sequence TTGAGTTTATCTGCTCAAGTAAAAGCGCAAATTGTCCCGGATGCAACGTTGCCGATTAATTCTAGGGTTACCCCACAGGGCAATACCAGTATTATTGAAGGCGGAACAAGTGCCGGCACAAATTTATTCCACAGCTTTCGAGAATTTTCAATTCCAACTGGGAACACCGCTAACTTTAATAATGCTTTAGATATTCAGAATATTTTTACTCGAATAACTGGCTCATCAATTTCTAACATTGATGGCAGTATTCAAGCGAACGGCACAGCCAATTTATTTTTAATCAATCCAAATGGAATTATCTTTGGCCCGAATGCCCAGCTCAATATTGGGGGATCATTTCTAGCAAGTACAGCCAGTCAGATGAATTTTGCAGATGGCACACAATTTAGTGCGGTTAATCCTCAAACGCCATTACTAACTGTGAGTGTGCCGGTGGGTTTGGAGGTGGGAACTAAACAATCATTTTCTCCCAACGGGCAGATTCCAGGTGCAATTGTTGTGCAGGGATCAAATCTGTCAGTGCAAACTGAAAAAACGCTAGCCTTGGTCGGTGGGGATGTAACCATCTCTGGCAGTAATAATCCCGTCGTACAAGGTCTTGTTGCCGGCGGAATTCCCATCGCTATGGTCAATGGAAATTTAGTACCGACAACACCCGGAGGACGGATTGAACTTGGAAGTGTGACTGACGGGAATGTAACGCTGACACCTGTAGAGAAAGGGTTTTCCTTGGGCTATTCTGGCGTCGAAAAATTTGGAGATATTCAACTCAAGAATAACGCAATAGTCAATACCAGTGGCATCGGTGGTGGCGAAATCCAAATTCAAGCACGTAACTTCCAACTCGGTTCTGGGTCGCGCATTGTCTCTTTTACCTTGGGATCGCTTTCTGGGGGAGATATTATCATCAATGCGTCCGACTCAGTGGAATTAATAGGAACTGGAAGATTTGTGGAAACTTTGCAACAGATTGCTAGCGGTAAAACAGGCCCTTCAGATTTTCGCAATGGCTTGTTTACTATTAGTTTTGGAGAAGGAAATGCGGGAAATATAGATATTAACACTTCTAGATTTACGGCACACAATGGAGCTTTCACCGTTGCTTCCACAACTGGAGCCGGTCGAGGTGGCGCTGTGAGAGTGAATGCAACAGGCTCTACAGAGGTTGATAACTCTGGTTTAATTACGGGTAATAGACCTGGAAGCACTGGAGCAGCCGGCGACATCACAATTAATACCCGTTCTCTACTTTTTGAGAATTTGGGGCTAGCTATTGCCGGCACTGCTGGTGAAGGAGCCGGTGGAGCGATTACTGTAAATGCTGCTGTTTCAGCAGAATTCATTGGAGCTAACAATTTTGAACTTCTGGGTGTACCAGCTAATACTGGCTTGTTTACTTCCACGCTCAGTGCCGCAGTTGCCGGCAACATCAAGATTAAAACTCGGAGGTTGATTATCCAAAACTGGGCAGTGATAGGAGCATCTATATCGAGGCAAGGCAAGGGAGGAACTATCGATATAGATGCTTCTGAGTCTGTGGACATAATAGGAAGAACCGGCTTACCCTTTGCAGTGCTTGCAATTAGTGCTATTACCATTCCAGAATCAACCGGAGTAGCGGGAGACTTGAACATCAACACGAATACTTTACACTTGCGGGATGGAGTCATCATCGCTATGAGCAGCTATGGCGAAGGGAATGCCGGCAACATTAATATCAATGCTCGCTCTATCTATTTGGACAACTTAGCTTTCCTGAACGCTGATACCCGCAGTGCCAACACTAGCTCCAACGAGGTGCAAGCAACCATTAACTTGCGTTCCCACAGTTTGATATTGCGGCGAGGCAGCGCAATTAATACGAATGCACAAGGCCAGAATGTCATCGGTGGCAATATCAACATAGACAGCAATGTCTTAGCTGCTTTAGAAAATAGTGATATTACAGCCAATTCCCAAGAATCTCAAGGAGGAACTGTCACGATCAATACGCAAGGTATCTTTGGCCCACAATTCCGACAACAACTCACACCCGCTTCTGATATTACCGCCACTGGTGGAAGCCCAGAATTAATCGGCACTGTTATTCTGAACACTCCCGATCTCGACCCCAGTCAGGGATTATTAAAATTACCAGAAAATCCTGTGGATGCTACGCGCTTAATTACCTCTACCTGCCGGCGGGGTAGGGATCAAAGCAAATTCAGTGTCACCGGCAGAGGCGGTTTGCCGCCTAACCCTTATGAAGCAATTGCAGATGAAGCAACTTGGATTGATTTAAGACCAATCGCCGGTGAACGAGCGAATTCTGGAACAGAGGAACAGACAAGAATTGTCGGCAATAGGCAAGACTCGACAACTAGGACTGTGCAACTAACTGAAGCACAAGGATGGATAATTAATTCCAAAGGGCAAGTGGAACTCGTCGCACAAGTGCCGGGAGCCTCCCCCCACAATCCTGGTTTCACGCAACAGCAATGTCCTTTAAACTGA
- a CDS encoding filamentous hemagglutinin N-terminal domain-containing protein — translation MVPDATLPVNSTVTPQGNTSVIEGGTSAGTNLFHSFQQFSIPTNGTAFFNNAAEIQNILTRVTGGSISNIDGLIQANGTANLFLINPNGIIFGPNAALNIGGSFLASTASYVNFADKTQFSATPTQTGLLTVSVPVGLQMGPNPGHIVVQGSAHNLSFDPETGATIRDNRPVGLQVAAGQTLALLGGNLALEGGNLTAEGGRIELGSVAAETLVTLTPTNQGMALSYPGINNFQDISLSRAASVDASGAGGGNVFVAGRRVTLSDGSAILALTEGAEPSGTLSVRASEVVEVIGTSTDGQYPSSLLAEIQPQATGEGGNLTIETARLRVSNGAQVSTATFSSGKAGNLTVKASDTVEVIGRSVEGQSSRALLATAQPGATGEGGNLTIETTRLRVSDGAQVSTSTNGPGKAGNLTVKASDTVEVIGRSADGSSSSALLARSQPQATGEGGNLTIETARLRVSNGAVVSTATNGPGKAGNLTVKASDMVEVIGTSADGQSSSALLATAQPGATGEGGNLTIETARLRVSDGALVSTSTNGSGRGGNLTVKATDTVELIGTSANGQSSSGLFATAATGATGEGGNLTIEIARLRVSDGAVVSTATFGPGKAGNLTVKASDTVEVTSITANGQSSSALLATAQPGATGEGGNLTIETARLRVSNGAALSTATFGSSKGGNLTVKATDTVELIGTSVNGSSSSGLFATAATGATAEGGNLTIEIARLRVVDGAVVSTATFGPGKAGNLTVKASDTVEVIGRSADGSSSSALLATAATGATGEGGNLTIETPRLRLADGAIASVSSRGEGKAGNLRVDAASIGLSNTSSLTAETPAGGGTIELRSPTITLRDGSSISTNAQGGESGGNIDVRSSALILRQGSRITTNATGSQVTGGNLTVNTNVIAAIENSDISANSENARGGNIIINAQAIFGSVFRSREDLERLLNTSDPLLLDPARLPSSDITATGANSSLSGTVSVTTPNVDPAQGLLNLPQTPVDATQLVASTCRRGKNQSEFTVTGRGGLPPNPYEAIADEATWIDLRPALGQFSSRGESDNSSLTAAPNKVASTLNPQLTEAQGWIINSKGLVELVAQVPAVTPQTPQFIRQQCHEQ, via the coding sequence ATTGTCCCGGATGCAACGTTGCCGGTGAATTCTACCGTTACCCCACAGGGCAATACAAGTGTTATTGAGGGCGGAACGAGTGCCGGCACAAATTTATTCCACAGCTTTCAACAATTTTCTATCCCAACTAACGGTACGGCTTTTTTTAATAATGCTGCCGAGATTCAAAACATCCTGACAAGAGTGACGGGTGGCTCAATTTCTAATATTGATGGGTTAATTCAAGCCAACGGTACAGCCAATTTATTTTTAATTAATCCGAATGGCATTATCTTTGGCCCCAATGCTGCATTAAATATTGGTGGCTCATTTTTAGCCAGTACCGCAAGTTATGTAAATTTTGCAGATAAAACACAATTTAGTGCAACCCCTACTCAAACTGGGTTACTAACGGTGAGTGTGCCGGTAGGCTTGCAGATGGGGCCAAATCCGGGACATATTGTGGTGCAGGGTTCTGCTCACAATCTCAGTTTCGATCCGGAGACTGGAGCCACCATCAGGGATAACCGGCCTGTTGGACTTCAGGTGGCAGCCGGCCAAACCTTAGCGTTGCTGGGCGGTAATCTAGCGCTAGAAGGCGGCAACCTCACCGCAGAAGGCGGACGAATAGAATTGGGCAGCGTCGCCGCAGAAACACTGGTGACGCTAACCCCCACGAATCAAGGTATGGCATTGAGCTACCCTGGCATTAACAATTTTCAGGATATTAGTCTTTCAAGAGCGGCATCGGTTGATGCCAGTGGTGCAGGGGGAGGCAATGTTTTTGTAGCAGGACGGCGGGTAACGCTGAGTGATGGCTCAGCCATTTTGGCTCTCACCGAAGGTGCGGAACCTTCGGGAACCCTGAGCGTCCGCGCATCGGAGGTGGTGGAAGTGATTGGCACTTCAACTGATGGTCAGTATCCCAGTTCCTTGTTAGCTGAAATCCAACCCCAAGCCACCGGAGAGGGGGGCAATTTGACCATTGAAACCGCTCGCTTACGAGTATCCAATGGGGCACAGGTATCAACAGCTACTTTTAGCTCTGGTAAGGCGGGAAACTTGACCGTCAAGGCCAGCGATACGGTGGAAGTGATTGGCCGCTCAGTCGAGGGTCAGTCTTCCAGGGCCTTACTTGCTACAGCCCAACCCGGAGCCACCGGAGAGGGGGGCAATTTGACCATTGAAACCACTCGCTTACGAGTATCCGATGGGGCACAGGTATCAACAAGTACCAATGGCCCTGGTAAGGCGGGAAACTTGACCGTCAAGGCCAGCGATACGGTGGAAGTGATTGGCCGCTCAGCCGATGGTTCCTCTTCCAGCGCTTTACTTGCTAGATCCCAACCCCAAGCCACCGGAGAGGGGGGCAATTTGACCATTGAAACCGCTCGCTTACGAGTATCCAATGGGGCAGTAGTATCAACAGCTACCAATGGCCCTGGTAAGGCGGGAAACTTGACGGTCAAGGCCAGCGATATGGTAGAAGTGATTGGCACTTCAGCCGATGGTCAGTCTTCCAGCGCCTTACTTGCTACAGCCCAACCTGGAGCGACTGGAGAGGGGGGCAATTTGACCATTGAAACCGCTCGCTTACGAGTATCCGATGGGGCACTGGTATCAACAAGTACCAATGGCTCTGGTAGGGGGGGGAACTTGACGGTCAAGGCCACCGATACGGTGGAACTGATTGGTACTTCAGCCAATGGTCAGTCTTCCAGCGGCTTGTTTGCTACAGCCGCAACTGGAGCGACTGGAGAGGGGGGCAATTTAACCATTGAAATCGCTCGCTTACGAGTATCCGATGGGGCAGTAGTATCAACAGCTACCTTTGGCCCTGGCAAGGCGGGAAACTTAACGGTCAAGGCCAGCGATACGGTAGAAGTGACTAGCATTACAGCCAATGGTCAGTCTTCCAGCGCCTTGCTTGCTACAGCCCAACCCGGAGCGACTGGAGAGGGGGGCAATTTGACCATTGAAACCGCTCGCTTACGAGTATCCAATGGGGCAGCGCTATCAACAGCTACCTTTGGCTCCAGTAAGGGGGGAAACTTGACGGTCAAGGCCACCGATACGGTGGAACTGATTGGTACTTCAGTCAATGGTTCCTCTTCCAGCGGCTTGTTTGCTACAGCCGCAACTGGAGCCACTGCAGAGGGGGGCAATTTAACCATTGAAATCGCTCGCTTACGAGTAGTCGATGGGGCAGTGGTATCAACAGCTACCTTTGGCCCTGGCAAGGCGGGAAACTTGACCGTCAAGGCCAGCGATACGGTGGAAGTGATTGGCCGCTCAGCCGATGGTTCCTCTTCCAGCGCCTTACTGGCTACAGCCGCAACCGGAGCCACCGGAGAGGGGGGCAATTTGACCATTGAAACCCCTCGCTTACGACTAGCGGATGGGGCGATAGCTAGCGTGAGCAGTCGTGGAGAAGGAAAAGCAGGCAACCTCAGAGTGGATGCTGCTTCTATCGGGCTGTCAAACACTAGCAGCTTGACAGCGGAAACCCCAGCAGGGGGAGGAACTATCGAGTTACGCTCTCCCACCATCACCTTGCGTGATGGCAGCAGCATTTCTACCAACGCCCAAGGTGGAGAAAGTGGGGGAAATATTGATGTGCGCTCTTCTGCCTTAATCCTGCGCCAAGGCAGTCGGATCACCACAAATGCCACCGGCTCTCAAGTCACAGGCGGGAATTTGACTGTCAATACTAATGTGATTGCCGCAATAGAAAATAGCGACATCAGCGCCAATTCTGAAAATGCCCGTGGCGGCAACATTATCATCAATGCTCAAGCCATTTTTGGTTCTGTGTTTCGCAGTCGCGAAGATCTTGAACGTTTGCTCAACACCAGTGATCCGCTTTTATTAGATCCTGCCCGACTTCCGAGTAGTGACATCACGGCAACCGGAGCAAATTCTTCCTTAAGTGGAACCGTCAGTGTCACCACCCCTAATGTTGACCCCGCTCAAGGATTATTAAACTTACCCCAAACTCCTGTGGATGCCACCCAATTAGTAGCTTCTACCTGCCGTCGGGGTAAGAATCAAAGCGAATTTACAGTCACAGGCAGAGGCGGTTTACCCCCGAACCCGTATGAGGCCATTGCGGATGAAGCCACTTGGATTGATTTAAGACCGGCTCTAGGGCAGTTCTCAAGCCGGGGGGAATCAGACAATTCATCGCTCACTGCTGCGCCCAACAAGGTTGCCTCAACTCTTAATCCTCAACTTACTGAAGCACAAGGATGGATAATTAATTCCAAAGGGCTAGTGGAACTCGTCGCACAGGTGCCGGCAGTAACTCCTCAAACTCCCCAATTTATTCGACAGCAATGCCATGAACAATAA